The segment TGGCAAATATATGGACGGCTATTTCGGTATCAACGCATCGGAAGCAGCGGCATCCGGTCTGGCTTTTTATGAGCCATCCGGCGGTTTCCGGGATGTCGAGGCCAGCATCACGGCGCGCTACCGGATTACCGACAGCATCAACGCCATTGGCCTGATCGGTGTCACCCAACTGATCGGTGATGCCGCCGACAGCCCGCTGGTCGAGGATGAAGCCTCGCTCAAGGCGGTATTGGGCGTGAGCTATACATTCTGATCTCAGTTCAATCCTGTTGAACTTCCGTCAGTCCAATGTCCGGCGGTAGCGCTTCATGGCGATTAGTGTGATGATCACCATGAAAACAATCATCGGCCAGAGATGCGGCCAGATTTCCATCAGGTCACTGCCCTTGAGCAGGATGCCGCGCGAGATATTGATGTAATGGGTGGCGGGAAAGACATTGCCGATTACCTGCGCCCAGAGCGGCATCCCGCGGAATGGAAACAGGAAGCCGGAGAGCAGGATCGAGGGCAGCAGCACCATGATCGACATCTGCAATGCCTGGGTCTGGTTACGTGCGGCGGCTGACAGGGTAAAGCCGATGGCCATATTGCAGGTGATGAAGATCAGCGTTGCCAGCGCCAGCAGGCCAAGGCTGCCGACCACCGGCACATCGAACAACAATCGTGCGACCAGCACGATCATGGCCGACTGGAAAAAGCCGATAATCACATAGGGCGTGATCTTGCCGACCATGACCTCGATCGGTGAGACCGGCATCGCGAGCAGGTTCTCCATGGTGCCGCGTTCGCGCTCCCGCGTCATCGACAGGGCGGTCATCATGATCCCGGTCATGGTCAGCACTACGGCAATCAATCCCGGCACGATGTTGTAGCGCGTGAAGCCCTCCGGGTTATAGAGCCGCTGGGTGCGCAGGCTGAAAGCGGGAGGCTGGGTGCGCAGATGGGCGAGCGGCCCGCGCAATTCCAGCTGATAGATGCGGGTCAGCATGCCGTTGGCGGCACTGAGCGCACCCGAGGCGGCAACCGGGTCACTCGCATCGGCCTCGATCAGGATATGCGGGTTCTCGCCCCGGATTACATCGCGCTGGAAATGGGCCGGGATGCTGATGACAAACAGCACATCGCCCCGACGCAGCATTTCGCGGCCCTCTGTGTCTGATTGAATGTCGTGATCAATCGAGAAATATTCGGTGTTTTTCAGCCCGGCGACAATCGCCCGCGACATGGCGCTGTTGTCCTGTGAAAGTACTGCGGTCGGCAGGTGTTTCGGGTCGGTATTGAGGGCATAGCCGAACAGCAGCATCTGCATGATCGGCACCATGATGATCATACGCAGGGTGACAGTATCCCGCAGCAGCTGGATGAATTCCTTGGCCAGCACGGCGCGGGCACGACGGAGCGAAAACAGCCTCATGCCACCGGCTCCTCGGTTTTGAAGTTGTCCTTTGCATCGGCCATATAGCGGATGAAGACATCCTCAAAGGTCGGCTGTTCCTCCTGCCAGTCATAGTTCGGTTTGTCGAAATAGGGCTTGAGGGCGGCTTCCAGAGCGTCCCTGTCGGTGCCGCTGATATGCAGGCTGCCACCGAACGGGGCGACGGTGGTGACGGCGGATTGCTGCTCAAGTTCATGGGCCAGTTCCATGAGTTTCGGCCCGCGCACGACCCATGTGGTCAATCCGGCGCCGGCGATCACATCCTCGATCCTGCCCTGGGTGACGAGGCGGCCATAGCTCATATAGATGATGGCATGGCAGCGCTCGGCCTCGTCCATGTAATGCGTGCTGACGAGGACGGTCAGGCCCTTGGCGGCAAGCTGGTGGATTTCGTCCCAGAACTCGCGCCGGGCTTTCGGATCGACCCCGGCGGTTGGCTCGTCGAGCAGCAGCAGTTCCGGCTCGTGCAGGATACAGGCAGCAAGTGCGAGGCGCTGTTTCCAGCCGCCGGAAAGCTGCCCGGCCAACTGCTTCGCCCGGTCCTTCAGGTTGAGATGCTCCAGCGCCTGATCCACCCGCTCACGAACCCGGTCGAGGCCATAGAGCTGGGCCACAAAGGTCAGGTTCTCGCGGATGCTGAGGTCTTCCCAGTAGCTGAATTTCTGGGTCATGTAGCCGACCCGTTTCTTGATCTCCAGCGATTGCGTGTGAATGTCGAGGCCAAGGGCGGTGCCTTCACCTTCATCCGGGACCAGCAAGCCGCAGATCATGCGCAGGGTCGTGGTTTTGCCACTGCCATTGGGGCCGAGAAAGCCGTAAATCTGGCCCTTGGGCACCTGCACGTCGAAATTGTCGACGACGGTTTTGTCGCCGAACTTCTTGGTCAGGCCCCGGACATCGATGGCGAGTGGCGCATCGCTCATGAAGGCTGCCCCAGTTCGATATCGACCGGCAGGCCGGGGCGCAATTCGCTGTGATAGGCATCGGGTGTTGCCTCGATCAGGAACACCAGCTTCTCGCGGGATTCCACGCTGAAGATCACGGGTGGCGTGTATTCCGATTGCGGCGCGATATAGCTGACCTTGCCCGCGATGGTGCCGGAACAGCCGTCACAGCTGATGCTGATCGGCTGGCCATGCTTGATCTGCGGGACGATGGCCTGTGGAACATAGAACCGGATCTTGATGTTCTCCGGTGGCAGCAGGCTGACCACCGGCTGCCCGGCGGCGATGAACTCCCCGGCGCGGAAGAAGGTATCCTCAACCGTGCTGTCGGCGGTGGCGACAGGAGCGGCCTCGTTCAGCCGCTTTTCAGCCTGTGCCAGCAGGTTCTCGGCACTCTTGACGGCGGCGCGTGCCGCCTCGATCCGATCGACCCGGGCCCCGAGATTGGCGAGCCGCAGCTGGGCCTCGACCTCATCAACCCGCGCTCTGGCGGTATCGCGTGCTGCCCGTGCGTCATCCCGGCGGGCGATGGTGACAGCGCCGGTCTTGCTCAAGGGCAGGATGCGGTCATATTCCTTCTCGGCATTGATCAGGGTGGCACGGGCCTGTTCACGCTGTTGCAGCAGCACGTCGATTTCCTCCGGCCGCTCGCCCTTGGTCAGGTCTTCAAGCTCGGCCTGCGCGCGCCAGAGATCGGCGGCGGCCCGGTCCCGTTGGGCGGTCAGGTCGGTGAGGTCGAGGGAGAACAGCGGGGCACCGGCGTCGACATCCTCGCCCCGCTCGACCGAGAGGGTTTCGAGGATGCCGGCGCTGGTGGGGGCAACCATGACGAACTCGCCTTCAACATAGCCGTGAATGCCATCATCAGCCGGTTCACAGGCCACCAGCAGAATGGCGAGGGCGAGCAGGAAATACGGTTTCATGACTGGTATCCCTTATGGGCGGCGATAATGGCGTCGGTATTGCGGATGATCCGGCTGACGATGGCGGCGGTTTCTTCCTCGCCGTAACCGGTCCAGCCGGAGCTGCGCAGCACGAACTCCTTATGGGTCTTGAAGATCAGCAACTGGCCGAGAACCGTGTGGGTGCAGAGAATGGCGTCTTGGGTAGTGGCATCGACCCCGAGCAGAAAGGCTATCAGCCGGGTCACGGTATGGTGCATCGGCTGCATCATGTTTTCGTACAGGATGTTGAACACCGGTGAGGGCTGCATCTGCTCACGGATAATGATCTGGGCCATATGCAGGGTTGCACGACCGCTGAGCAGAAAACCGGCGATGGCGGTGATGAACGCATGCAGCAGTTGCCGTGCTTCGGCTTCGCTTAGATCATCACGGGCAAGTGCGGTGCGCAGCTTCTCCGCCTGTGGCCCGAGTTCGCTAAGACCGATGGAAATTATCTGGCGGATCACTGCCTCATAGAGGCCATCCTTGCCGCCGAAATAATACGGGATGGCGGAGATGTTGACGCCCGCTTCCCGGACCAGCATTCGGGTCGAGGCCGCCTCGAAGCCATAGCGCGCAAACACGCATATGGCGGCGTCGAGCAACCGCTCCTTCGCGTCCCTGGTCGGTATTTTTGCTTTCGCGGCAACCATGTCGCTGTCCCTGTGTCGTTGCCACATACATACACCGATACGGATTTAATTCAATCGATTGATTGAATTTGTCGCGCCCGGCGATGAACGAGCCTGCAACAGCGGCGATTTATGGCGAAACAGCTTCCGGCTTCGGCCAGAGATAGGCGAGGACGCAGAGGCAGACCACAGCGGTAAAGGCGGTGGCGGAGGGTGGCGCACCGGCGACGGCCATGATGATAATGCTTAATGTCATCATCAGGGTTGCGGCCCATTTGGCGCGGCGGGGGACGACCCGGTGCTGTTGCCACGCGCTCAGCATGGGGCCGAAACGCGGGTGGTTCCAGAGCCAGTCATGGAACCGGGTCGATGAGCGGGCAAAGCCCCAGAGTGCAATGATCATGAAGATGGTGGTCGGCATTCCCGGTACCACTACGCCAATCAGTCCGAGGATGAGCGAGACCAGCGCAATGGTGAAATAGAGCGGGCGCAGATACCAGCGGGCGGTCGGTTTGGCCGCTACGGTGGTGTCTGGTTGCTGTTCCTCCGGTGCTGCTTCGCTGACAACCGGCTCGGCTGGCATGGCGAGTGGTTGCGCGGCTTTGGTCAGTTTTGGTTGATCGGCGGTCAGTGCGGCGGTGATCTTTTCACGCTCGGCGGCGATGAAGCTGTCGGCGTCACTGTCTTCTGTAATCCGTCCCTGTTCCAGCCGGATGATCCGGTCGGTGGCACCGAGCGGGGCAAGGCGGTGGGTAATCAGGATCACCGTGCGACCGGCAAGGGCGCTGCGCATCTGCTCGACCACCGTACGCTCGGTCACGGGATCGAGGCCCTCGGTCGGTTCATCCAGCAAGATCAGTTTCGGATTTTTCAAGAGCAGCCGGGCCAGCGTCAGACGACGCGCCTGACCGCCGGAGATTTTCGCCCCGGCCTCACCGAGCCATGTATCCAGCCCGTTCGGCAGGCTCTCAACAAAGCCATCAAGGGCAACCAGACGGCAGGCCTCCATCAGTTCGGCATCGCTGGCATCGGGTTTGCCGAGCAGCAGGTTGTCCCGGATGCTGGTGGCGAACAGGCGTGGCGACTGGGTCAGCACGCCGATCTGTTGATAGAGTTCATCGCTGGCGATCCGGGTGAAGTCGGTGTCATGCCAGCGGATATGACCGGCATCCGGCGTTTGGGTCTTGAGCAGCAGAGCGAACAGGGTGGATTTACCGGCGCCGCTATGGCCGACAATGCCCACATGCTCGCCCGGCTGGATGGTCAGACTGAGGCCATCAATCGCCGCCCGGTTGCTGCCGGGATAGGTGAAGCGGAGGCCGTCGAGCGTCAACACGCCATCCTGCGGGCAGGTGGCAGGGCTGGCCGGTTCGGCAACGCCCGGCGCGGAACCGGCGAGGTCGAGTATCCGGCGACCGGCGGCACGGGTCTGGCCGAGGATCTGGTAGGCGAGCGGCAGCGGGGCGACAACCTCGAATGCGGCCATGATGCCAAAGACGATCATCACCAGTATCGGCCCCTCGATCCGGCCTTCGGTCACGGCGATCAGGCCGAGCACCATGGCGGCAATCATGGCGGAGCCGGAGAGGGCGTTGGTGGCAAAGCTGCCGAAACCCGTGATGGTAGACATGCGCTTCTGCTGCTGGCCCAGCTGGTCCTGGGCTGTCATGATTTGTGCCTGCATCCGCTCATCCGCGCCATAGACCAGCAATTCGGCAAGGCCGTCGATGGTATCGCTGACATCACCACGCAGGCTGGCCCGCTGGTCAACCAGTGCCTCGCCAATCGGGCGGCCGAGACGGTTGCTCAGCATCGGTACGGCAATCCCGGCAAGTGCCAGCAGGGCGAGGGCCGTGACGGCGATCACCGGCTCAAACACCGCAATAATGCCGCCCAGCAGCAGGGCTATGATCAGGGCAATGAAGCTCGGCACCAGCAGGCGCAGATAGATCGCATCAAGCTGGTCGATATCGCTGGTCAGGCGGGTCAGCACATCGCCGATGCGCAAGTCACCGAGCCGACCGGGCGCGAGCGGGATCAGCTTGCCGAACAGCCAGATCCGCAGATCGGTCAATGCCCGGAACGTGGCTTCATGAGTGACAATCCGTTCGGTATAGCGGCCCGCCGTCCGGCTGAGCGCAAAGCCGCGAATGATCCCGGCGGGAAAGTGGAAGTTGAAGGCGATGGCACCGCCGATTACGCCGAACCCGGCAATACCGGTGGCGGTGATGAACCAACCCGCCGTCATCAACAGCCCGATGCTCGACAGCGTCGCCAGCAGGGCCAGCAGTGCACCACCGATCATCCAGCCGCGCCTGCCGGTCAT is part of the Micavibrio sp. TMED2 genome and harbors:
- a CDS encoding thiol reductant ABC exporter subunit CydC — encoded protein: MSNEKQIRQPVIRTLLGQMTGRRGWMIGGALLALLATLSSIGLLMTAGWFITATGIAGFGVIGGAIAFNFHFPAGIIRGFALSRTAGRYTERIVTHEATFRALTDLRIWLFGKLIPLAPGRLGDLRIGDVLTRLTSDIDQLDAIYLRLLVPSFIALIIALLLGGIIAVFEPVIAVTALALLALAGIAVPMLSNRLGRPIGEALVDQRASLRGDVSDTIDGLAELLVYGADERMQAQIMTAQDQLGQQQKRMSTITGFGSFATNALSGSAMIAAMVLGLIAVTEGRIEGPILVMIVFGIMAAFEVVAPLPLAYQILGQTRAAGRRILDLAGSAPGVAEPASPATCPQDGVLTLDGLRFTYPGSNRAAIDGLSLTIQPGEHVGIVGHSGAGKSTLFALLLKTQTPDAGHIRWHDTDFTRIASDELYQQIGVLTQSPRLFATSIRDNLLLGKPDASDAELMEACRLVALDGFVESLPNGLDTWLGEAGAKISGGQARRLTLARLLLKNPKLILLDEPTEGLDPVTERTVVEQMRSALAGRTVILITHRLAPLGATDRIIRLEQGRITEDSDADSFIAAEREKITAALTADQPKLTKAAQPLAMPAEPVVSEAAPEEQQPDTTVAAKPTARWYLRPLYFTIALVSLILGLIGVVVPGMPTTIFMIIALWGFARSSTRFHDWLWNHPRFGPMLSAWQQHRVVPRRAKWAATLMMTLSIIIMAVAGAPPSATAFTAVVCLCVLAYLWPKPEAVSP
- a CDS encoding multidrug ABC transporter ATP-binding protein gives rise to the protein MSDAPLAIDVRGLTKKFGDKTVVDNFDVQVPKGQIYGFLGPNGSGKTTTLRMICGLLVPDEGEGTALGLDIHTQSLEIKKRVGYMTQKFSYWEDLSIRENLTFVAQLYGLDRVRERVDQALEHLNLKDRAKQLAGQLSGGWKQRLALAACILHEPELLLLDEPTAGVDPKARREFWDEIHQLAAKGLTVLVSTHYMDEAERCHAIIYMSYGRLVTQGRIEDVIAGAGLTTWVVRGPKLMELAHELEQQSAVTTVAPFGGSLHISGTDRDALEAALKPYFDKPNYDWQEEQPTFEDVFIRYMADAKDNFKTEEPVA
- a CDS encoding mannose-1-phosphate guanyltransferase encodes the protein MRLFSLRRARAVLAKEFIQLLRDTVTLRMIIMVPIMQMLLFGYALNTDPKHLPTAVLSQDNSAMSRAIVAGLKNTEYFSIDHDIQSDTEGREMLRRGDVLFVISIPAHFQRDVIRGENPHILIEADASDPVAASGALSAANGMLTRIYQLELRGPLAHLRTQPPAFSLRTQRLYNPEGFTRYNIVPGLIAVVLTMTGIMMTALSMTRERERGTMENLLAMPVSPIEVMVGKITPYVIIGFFQSAMIVLVARLLFDVPVVGSLGLLALATLIFITCNMAIGFTLSAAARNQTQALQMSIMVLLPSILLSGFLFPFRGMPLWAQVIGNVFPATHYINISRGILLKGSDLMEIWPHLWPMIVFMVIITLIAMKRYRRTLD